One Williamwhitmania sp. genomic window carries:
- a CDS encoding deoxyribodipyrimidine photo-lyase, producing the protein MLMIGPRVKVEREGSNKEGPVIYWMSRAQRFNDNWALLYSQKVAAEKNTHVEVVFCLAPSFLDASLRSYDFMIAGLKELERGLEAYHIPFHLILGQPEEQISNFIECHNAALLITDFDPLRIKQRWLGDVVAKVTIPVITVDAHNIVPCWLASSKQEFGAYTLRPKLKRLLPNFLTEFPQLQVQEYSSPRIKNSWDAIHLNSTINPPALVWIKPGEKAAKQMLDSFITNRLDGYAEKRNLPELSWLSHLSPYLHFGMLSAQRVALEILKSEALANDKESFLEELIVRRELAENFCYYNKNYDSFLGLPSWAQATLNQHRQDERDYTYPLEVFAKAKTHDPLWNAAQKEMGCKGKMHGYMRMYWAKKILEWTRSPEEALEIAIYLNNAYSLDGRDPNGYAGIAWAIGGVHDRAWFERPVFGKIRYMNYNGAKRKFDVEAYIKRNS; encoded by the coding sequence ATGTTGATGATAGGACCTCGCGTAAAGGTTGAACGGGAAGGCAGTAACAAAGAGGGGCCTGTAATCTACTGGATGAGCAGGGCCCAGCGCTTCAACGACAACTGGGCGCTGCTGTATAGCCAAAAAGTTGCAGCAGAGAAGAACACCCATGTTGAAGTCGTATTTTGTCTTGCACCCTCCTTTCTTGATGCCTCACTTCGCAGTTATGATTTCATGATTGCTGGATTAAAGGAACTCGAGAGAGGATTAGAGGCCTACCATATTCCATTTCATCTCATACTTGGCCAGCCAGAAGAACAAATATCAAACTTTATTGAATGCCATAATGCCGCTTTGCTCATAACCGACTTTGACCCGCTTCGCATCAAGCAGCGGTGGCTGGGAGATGTGGTAGCCAAGGTCACTATTCCGGTAATAACCGTAGATGCTCACAACATAGTACCATGCTGGCTTGCCTCTTCCAAGCAGGAATTTGGTGCCTACACGCTAAGGCCTAAGTTGAAACGGCTTCTTCCAAATTTTCTAACTGAGTTTCCACAATTGCAGGTTCAAGAATATTCGAGCCCAAGAATTAAAAATAGTTGGGATGCTATTCACCTAAACAGCACCATAAACCCACCAGCACTTGTATGGATTAAGCCGGGAGAGAAGGCAGCGAAACAGATGCTGGATTCCTTCATTACAAACCGGCTCGACGGGTATGCCGAAAAACGAAACCTGCCCGAACTCAGCTGGCTTTCTCATCTCTCCCCCTACCTCCACTTCGGCATGCTTTCAGCCCAAAGAGTTGCTCTAGAGATTCTTAAGAGCGAGGCCCTCGCCAATGATAAAGAATCATTTTTGGAGGAACTAATAGTAAGGCGTGAGCTGGCAGAAAACTTCTGTTACTACAATAAAAACTACGACTCTTTTCTTGGTCTTCCATCGTGGGCGCAGGCTACCCTTAACCAACACAGGCAAGATGAGCGGGACTACACCTACCCGTTAGAAGTCTTTGCAAAAGCCAAAACCCACGATCCGCTATGGAACGCAGCCCAGAAGGAGATGGGATGCAAAGGCAAGATGCATGGTTACATGCGCATGTACTGGGCAAAGAAGATTCTCGAATGGACTAGATCACCGGAAGAGGCACTGGAAATTGCCATTTATCTTAACAACGCCTACTCGCTCGATGGTCGCGACCCAAACGGTTATGCAGGCATTGCATGGGCCATTGGCGGAGTACATGACCGAGCTTGGTTTGAGCGACCGGTGTTTGGCAAGATCCGCTACATGAACTACAACGGCGCAAAACGGAAATTCGACGTTGAAGCCTACATTAAACGTAACAGTTAA